The Methanomassiliicoccales archaeon DNA segment CGCTCGGTATTCCTTCATCGGTGCTGATCCGTTGTCCGTCTTTAAGTCAAGAAGCCGTACGGTAGAGGTTGATGGCGAGATTCTTGATGTCGAGAACCCCTTCCTCGAATTAAGGGAATACTTCTATTCATTTGACTGCGGGGCTTCTGAACTCGCACCCTTCTCTGGCGGCATCGTGGGTTATCTTGGATATGAGATGGTGAGATTTCTAGAGACTGTCAATAACTTGGACAAAAAAATCGATAATTTACCAGAGAGCTACTTTGTACTACCGAATCATCTCGTATGCATCGATCATCTCAACAATCGGACTTTTCTCATCACTCATGGAAATTTGCGCGATCTTCAGAAATCTCTCCAAGGAACCGATCATAAAAATAAGCCATCTATCCGCATCGGGGATCCTTCCATGAATATTGATAGGGATCATTACGAGCGTATCGTAGAACAGGCGAAGGAGTTCATTCTGGACGGCGACATATTTCAAGCTGTTCTCTCACGGAGATATGAGTTTTCTGTGGAGGGTGACCCTCTTGCGATGTATATCGCGTTGCGCCAGATCAATCCGTCACCATATCTGTTCTTTCTTGATTTTAATGATGTCAAGCTTCTCGGCTCCTCGCCCGAAATGCTCGTGAGGTTGGAGGGAAGGAGACTTGTGACAAGGCCACTGGCAGGCACGAGAAGAAGGGATAAAGATAAGGAGGAGGACGAGAAATTAAAAATCGAGATGCTCCTCGATGAGAAGGAGAGAGCAGAGCATCTCATGCTCGTGGATCTTTCAAGGAATGATCTTGGAAGGGTTTCAAAGTTTGGTACAGTGAAAGTCACCGAGCTAATGGCCGTTGAGAAATATTCGCACGTGCAACACATCGTTTCGAATGTTGAAGGGGAATTGCGCGATGATTGCGACGCCTTTGATGCGTTGCGCAGTTGTTTCCCCGCGGGTACGGTTTCTGGAGCACCAAAAATACGTGCTATGGAAATCATTTCGGAGCTAGAAAAGGATCCAAGGGGACCCTATGCGGGTGCTGTTGGCTATTTTGATTTTACAGGAAATATGGATTTTGCCATAACGATCAGATCGATTACAGTTGCTGCTGGGAAAGCGAGGATTCAGGCGGGAGCAGGAATTGTTGCGGATTCCGTGCCAATGAATGAATTCAATGAAACGGAGCATAAAATGAGGGCGATGCTCGAAGCCATTAAATCTATTTCTAAGGAGGGTTCCTGTTGACTGAGATTCTCATTATCGATAATTATGATTCTTTTGTATATAACATAGCGCAGTATCTTGGTGAGCTCGGTGCAACCGTCCATGTGCTCAGAAACGACTCACCAGATCTTCAGCAGTTCTCCCGTAAGTGTGACGGATTCGTTATTTCTCCGGGTCCTGGACATCCCAAGGATGCAAAGGGAAGTCTGGACATCGCAGCTAACAATGGATTTGGTATGCCGATTCTTGGAGTCTGTTTAGGTCATCAGGTTATTGCCTATGTCCGCGGTGGAAATATTGTAAGAGCAGAGCGTACGGTACATGGAAAGATTGAGCGCGTTCTACACTTCTCTGATCCTATTTTTGATGGCGTGCCATCAGAATTCCTAGCCGTTCGATACCATTCGCTAATAGTTGAACGCGTTAGCCTCCCGCCTTCTTTGAAAATCCTTGCAGAAAGCGAGAAAAAGGAAATCATGGCCATTGGAGTCGAGAATCAGCCAGTCTATGGATTGCAGTTTCATCCAGAGTCTGTCTTGACTGCCCATGGAAAAAAGATCCTTTCAAACTTTCTGAGGATGTGTAGGAAATGATTCGCGAAGCGATAAGACATGTTGTTGAGGGATATGATCTCACTTACACAGCGGCCCGAACGGTGATGCGTGAAATGATGCTCGGTGAAGCCACACCAAGCCAAATCGCTGCATTCCTAACAGCGATGAAGATGAAGGGAGTAAGAGAGCATGAACTGCTCGGTTTTATCACAGAAATGCTCGATAAAGCCGTCCGTATTCCATCTCCGCCTGGCGCCATTGATATCTGCGGAACGGGAGGTGACAATTCTGGTACATTCAACGTGAGTACAGTTGCTTCCTTTGTTGTATCTGCAGCTGGCACGCCGGTCGCCAAGCACGGGAATCGCTCAGTATCTAGTAAATGTGGATCGGCAGACCTGCTTCGTGCAATGGGCATTCCTTTCGATCTCGATCCCCCTTACGTCGAAAAGTGTCTTACTGAGACTAATTTGGGGTTTCTCTTTGCCCCTACCTTTCACATGTTGATGAAAGATGTCAACGCTACACGGAAAGAAATCGGAATTCCAACACTCTTTAATGTCCTTGGACCTCTGGCCAATCCTGCAAATCCGCCATATCGACTCATAGGAGTTTACAGGTCATCAATAGCGCAGACGGTGGCAAACATCCTCCTATCACTCGGGCTGCAGCATGCACTTGTTGTCCATGGAAATGGTCTAGACGAAATTACAAATACAGGCGAAACAACAGTGGTCGAGCTGAAAGAGAATAAGATTTACAGTTACAATATTTCACCAGTTGAGTTTGGAATCGACCTAGCTGAGCCTGACGAAATTAGGGGTGGAGATCCATTCGATAATGCTAGGATCGCGTTATCTGTTTTGCGCGGAAAGCCCGGTCCTAAATTGGATATAGTCCTGATCAATGCTGGCGCCGCTCTTTATGTAGCCAACATGGCCGAAAATATCGAGGAGGGTATCAAAATCGCTCGTGAAGCGATAAAAAGTGGCAAGGCATATTCGAAGCTCAAGGGTTTTCATTCAATCGTAAATAGGCTTGAAGCTGAACGCCAACGAACGATGAATACTACTGCACTCAGAAAAACTCTCTTGTGCCCCGAGTCACTCGTGCAGAGGTGCAAGGATCTGACTACGGAATTGACAAAAGAGATCATGATGTCGGAACAGGGTGCTAGGTTGCTAGGTGGACTCGACGACAATCTTTTTAGATCGCCAGGTGCGCTGACTGTCATTATTCTGACAAAAATACTCCGCCTATTGTCCGAAGGAAAATTGAATGTGCATACACAGTCCCGCTTCCATCGACATGCATGCAAAAAATTGTCTGACGCAATTCTCAGTGCGGAAGGTCTCGCAATTCTAGGGGAGTATAAAAATCGCATCCCTTCGTCCAAGGATTTATACATCCCGCCAGAACCGTCCCTAATCGCTGAACTGTATGGGAGGTATGGACTTGAAGGTATGTCTGTCATCGTCGAAGAAGATTTCTTTCTCGGCAGTGCAAACCTTTTCTCATTTTTCCGAAATAAGATAGATATTCCGATGCTCTTTAAGGATTTCATCGTATCAGAGCAACAAATCAGGCTCGCAGCGGAACTCGGGGCTGATTCCATACTTATTATTTCGAAAGCCCTCAAATGTGACAGGATTGAAGCACTTGTTCAAGAATGCATCCGATTCGGTCTTGAACCAATAGTTGAAGTCCACGACGTAGGGGATGTTGAGAAAATCCTCTCATGTTCGAATTATGACAACATTGACCTCATTGGCATTAATTCTAGAAATCTCCAGTCGTTGAAAACCGACTTATCTATATTGCCACAAGTGAAAAAGATGATCACTGGCGACAAGCTTCTAATTGCTGAAAGTGGGATAGCAAAGGCGGAGGATCTCGAGGCGTTGAAAGGATTCGATGCTGCATTAATTGGTTCATCTTTTTTGACAGCTGAAAAACCTGCGGATAGTATCTCTGAGATCGTTGCCGCGGCAAGGAGGACGAAGAAATGAAGGTCAAGATCTGCGGCATCACGAATGCTGAAGACGCCTGGATGTGCGAATCATTCGATCCGGATGCCCTTGGTTTCGTTCATTATCCTTCGAAGGTGCGGAGTCTGCCCCTTAAAAAAATCCGTGACATCACATCTACGATCGGACCTTTTACAAAAACAGTTCTTGTCTGCTCCCCCACGAGTGTTGATATGGCTGTGAAGATGGTGGAAGAGGCAGGCGTCGATGTCATTCAATTATATACTTTCAATAGATCCGAAATAGAGAGAATAAAAGCATGCGGGATTCCCGTAATTAGGGCAGTGAAACCACTGCAAAATGAGATCCAAGAGTTCTCCGACATCGCCGATGCGTTATTATTTGATGGACCTGTCCCTGGATCTGGACTATCTCATGATTACGGACGCATTCCTGTCGACAGTTGTCGCAGGGCAATCATAGCTGGCGGACTGAATCTTGACAATTTGCAACTCGTGAAATCTTTGAAACCGTATGGTGTCGATGTATCATCTGGCGTAGAGAGGAGTATCGGCAAGAAGGATCCACAATTAGTTTCAGAATTCATCAGGAGGTGTAGATCTTGATCAATCACCGATACTTCGGGCGATTTGGCGGTATGTATGTACCAGAAATACTCGTGGGGGCACTAATGGACCTAGAAAGGGAATACAACAGATTAAAAAATGACAATACATTTAGAGAGGAACTTAACGATCTTCTTCACAATTATGCTGGAAGGCCTACTCCGCTGTACTTCGCAGAACGGCTTTCGAAGCGATGCGGAGACGCCAGGATATTTTTGAAACGTGAAGATCTCGCCCATACGGGGTCACATAAGATTAATAACGCGCTTGGCCAAGCACTTCTTGCGAAATGGATGGGTAAGGACAGGATTATTGCAGAGACAGGAGCAGGCCAGCATGGAGTAGCAACGGCTACGGCATGTGCGCTTTTGGGCATTAAATGTGAGATATATATGGGAGAGGCTGATGTCGAGAGGCAGAGGCTCAATTGCTTCAGAATGTCGCTACTTGGTGCTAAGGTCAATGTTGTGAAGTCAGGGTCGAGAACACTGAAAGATGCCATCAACGAGGCCATGAGGGATTTCGCTGCGACAAGTGATCATACACATTATCTGATAGGAAGCGTCGTTGGTCCACACCCATATCCAACGATCGTTCGTGATTTTCAAAGTGTAATAGGGGAGGAAGCAAAGGAGCAGATTCTTGATCTAGAAGGGGAAATGCCAGATGCGCTGGTCGCATGCGTTGGGGGTGGGAGTAATGCGCTCGGACTCTTTCATCCTTTTCTCCCATATAGTGAGGTTAGAATGTATGGGGTCGAAGCCGCCGGTCAAGGCATCGAAACGGGCAGGCATGCCGCAAGTTTGGTGGCTGGTAGAGAGGGCGTCCTGCATGGTGCTCGAACGATGATTTTGCAGAACGAAGAGGGGCAGATCTCTGAGACGCATTCCATTGCAGCGGGGTTGGATTATCCTGGCGTCGGGCCTGAGCATGCCTATCTCAAATCGATTGGTAGGGTGAATTACGTCGCGGTCCGCGATCAAGATGCTCTCACAGCATTCCGGATTTTATCTGAAGCAGAGGGAATCATTCCTGCTCTAGAAAGCGCTCATGCAATCGCATTTGTGCTGCGTTCGACGAAGGAGCTTTTTAACGACGGAATCATTATTGTGAATCTTTCGGGCAGAGGAGATAAGGATGTAGCACAAGTTGCTGAGATGGAGGGGAAGTTGTGAGCAGAATCTCGGATACCTTCGCATTTCTCAGGCGCAAGGGATTCGCTGCATACATTCCATATATATGTGCTGGCGACCCTTCGATCGACTTCTCAAGAAAATTGATTTACAATCTTGTTGAGGCCGGAGCAGATATTTTGGAAATTGGCATTCCCTTTTCTGACCCGATCGCCGATGGACCCCTCATACAGGGTGCAATGATGCGCTCTTTGTCAAATGGGTTTCAAATAAGGCATCTGTTCGAGTTGATTTCCGAAGTGAGGGCATACGAGAACGATAAGCCGATCATCATTATGAGTTATCTTAATCCGATCATCCAATTCGGGACCGAGCATTTCTGTGAACTTGCCTCGGAGGCGGGCGCTGACGGTCTACTCTTTGTTGACCTCCCTTTAGAGGAATCTAAAGAAATTGACGAAGTCGCCAGATCAAACGGTCTCGACATCATCAGGATTATTGCCCCGACATCCGACGACGAGCGTATCAACCGATTACTTCGGAACAGCTCGGGATTTGTTTATGTCGTTTCGGTAGCCGGTGTCACTGGTCCAAGGGAGAAATTGCCTGAGACTGTTTTCCCCTTCCTAAAGATGGTTAAAGACAGAAGCCATGTTCCAGTGGTCCTTGGATTTGGGATATCGGGACCCCATCAGGCGGCTCTTGCGGTCATGGCTGGAGCTGATGGCGTTGTCGAAGGATCAAATCTCATCAGGTTATACAATTCTGCGGGAGGGAATGACGCAAGCTTACCAATCATTGCGAATCATGTTCGTGAAATGAAAGTAGCGATCTCTTGAAGAAATGT contains these protein-coding regions:
- a CDS encoding phosphoribosylanthranilate isomerase, translated to MKVKICGITNAEDAWMCESFDPDALGFVHYPSKVRSLPLKKIRDITSTIGPFTKTVLVCSPTSVDMAVKMVEEAGVDVIQLYTFNRSEIERIKACGIPVIRAVKPLQNEIQEFSDIADALLFDGPVPGSGLSHDYGRIPVDSCRRAIIAGGLNLDNLQLVKSLKPYGVDVSSGVERSIGKKDPQLVSEFIRRCRS
- the trpA gene encoding tryptophan synthase subunit alpha, with the translated sequence MSRISDTFAFLRRKGFAAYIPYICAGDPSIDFSRKLIYNLVEAGADILEIGIPFSDPIADGPLIQGAMMRSLSNGFQIRHLFELISEVRAYENDKPIIIMSYLNPIIQFGTEHFCELASEAGADGLLFVDLPLEESKEIDEVARSNGLDIIRIIAPTSDDERINRLLRNSSGFVYVVSVAGVTGPREKLPETVFPFLKMVKDRSHVPVVLGFGISGPHQAALAVMAGADGVVEGSNLIRLYNSAGGNDASLPIIANHVREMKVAIS
- the trpB gene encoding tryptophan synthase subunit beta gives rise to the protein MINHRYFGRFGGMYVPEILVGALMDLEREYNRLKNDNTFREELNDLLHNYAGRPTPLYFAERLSKRCGDARIFLKREDLAHTGSHKINNALGQALLAKWMGKDRIIAETGAGQHGVATATACALLGIKCEIYMGEADVERQRLNCFRMSLLGAKVNVVKSGSRTLKDAINEAMRDFAATSDHTHYLIGSVVGPHPYPTIVRDFQSVIGEEAKEQILDLEGEMPDALVACVGGGSNALGLFHPFLPYSEVRMYGVEAAGQGIETGRHAASLVAGREGVLHGARTMILQNEEGQISETHSIAAGLDYPGVGPEHAYLKSIGRVNYVAVRDQDALTAFRILSEAEGIIPALESAHAIAFVLRSTKELFNDGIIIVNLSGRGDKDVAQVAEMEGKL
- a CDS encoding aminodeoxychorismate/anthranilate synthase component II — translated: MTEILIIDNYDSFVYNIAQYLGELGATVHVLRNDSPDLQQFSRKCDGFVISPGPGHPKDAKGSLDIAANNGFGMPILGVCLGHQVIAYVRGGNIVRAERTVHGKIERVLHFSDPIFDGVPSEFLAVRYHSLIVERVSLPPSLKILAESEKKEIMAIGVENQPVYGLQFHPESVLTAHGKKILSNFLRMCRK
- the trpE gene encoding anthranilate synthase component I, yielding MSIALREGPIADPVSIFSSMREKFPGECFLLESVEGTNRTARYSFIGADPLSVFKSRSRTVEVDGEILDVENPFLELREYFYSFDCGASELAPFSGGIVGYLGYEMVRFLETVNNLDKKIDNLPESYFVLPNHLVCIDHLNNRTFLITHGNLRDLQKSLQGTDHKNKPSIRIGDPSMNIDRDHYERIVEQAKEFILDGDIFQAVLSRRYEFSVEGDPLAMYIALRQINPSPYLFFLDFNDVKLLGSSPEMLVRLEGRRLVTRPLAGTRRRDKDKEEDEKLKIEMLLDEKERAEHLMLVDLSRNDLGRVSKFGTVKVTELMAVEKYSHVQHIVSNVEGELRDDCDAFDALRSCFPAGTVSGAPKIRAMEIISELEKDPRGPYAGAVGYFDFTGNMDFAITIRSITVAAGKARIQAGAGIVADSVPMNEFNETEHKMRAMLEAIKSISKEGSC
- the trpD gene encoding anthranilate phosphoribosyltransferase, with the protein product MIREAIRHVVEGYDLTYTAARTVMREMMLGEATPSQIAAFLTAMKMKGVREHELLGFITEMLDKAVRIPSPPGAIDICGTGGDNSGTFNVSTVASFVVSAAGTPVAKHGNRSVSSKCGSADLLRAMGIPFDLDPPYVEKCLTETNLGFLFAPTFHMLMKDVNATRKEIGIPTLFNVLGPLANPANPPYRLIGVYRSSIAQTVANILLSLGLQHALVVHGNGLDEITNTGETTVVELKENKIYSYNISPVEFGIDLAEPDEIRGGDPFDNARIALSVLRGKPGPKLDIVLINAGAALYVANMAENIEEGIKIAREAIKSGKAYSKLKGFHSIVNRLEAERQRTMNTTALRKTLLCPESLVQRCKDLTTELTKEIMMSEQGARLLGGLDDNLFRSPGALTVIILTKILRLLSEGKLNVHTQSRFHRHACKKLSDAILSAEGLAILGEYKNRIPSSKDLYIPPEPSLIAELYGRYGLEGMSVIVEEDFFLGSANLFSFFRNKIDIPMLFKDFIVSEQQIRLAAELGADSILIISKALKCDRIEALVQECIRFGLEPIVEVHDVGDVEKILSCSNYDNIDLIGINSRNLQSLKTDLSILPQVKKMITGDKLLIAESGIAKAEDLEALKGFDAALIGSSFLTAEKPADSISEIVAAARRTKK